A region of the Fibrobacter succinogenes genome:
ATGCTTTGGCGCCTTTGAGGGAATGCTTGCTCTGTTGTTTTTGGGTGAAGATATTGGCTCTGAATTAAGGAAATATTCTCCATAAACGAGAGCTTTTTGTCGTGTGTTTTCGCCGGCGTAACATGTATCATTCAATACGGCCGCGTAATTTTTAATGCTGATTTTGTCGCCTTTTTTGGCGTCCAGGTTTTTTGGGATAAAGACGCGCTGGGCTTTAAAGTTGTTGAGCATGGCGGAATCGTTACCCGTGGGAAGATTTACGGTGCGATTGCTGATGCCGATTGCTTTCATTTGCGTGGTCTTGTGGTCGACAACTCCTGTCACGGGAACAGATGTGACTTGACCGTATAAATTAGGGATGCGAGTGTAATTCTCGAAAACGGAATCAATTGTACCGCTGACGTCAATCGAAAAACGCAACCGTTCGAATGTAGAATCTTTGACGAAATAAAAAACTTCAAAAAAGTTTTCTTCTGAGACACTTATAAAACCAGTGTGGTCGATGGTTTCGCAAATAATTATGTCTGAAACGTTGGGCTTGTTTTCTTGCGCTGAAACAAGAACTCCTAAAAGGAAAAGTAAAATGGATAAATGTTTCATTTGCTGTCTCGCCTCTGATGAAAGTTTGTTATTAATATAAATAAATAAAGGACGAAATTTTTTTACTAAAAGTATTTTGAATGGATGATTGTCTGATTTGAGAAAAAATGAATACAATAAACCTAGGCTTTTTGCGTTGAAGCTCAAAGCCTAGGCTGCTTTATTTTGTGTGGAGAAAATTTTTATTTCAGAGTTACGACTGTTCCGCTTGTGCTGCTATTGTGGTCAATAGACACTGTGTAGCTTCCGTTAGGAACTTTTTCGCCGTTCCATGAAATGGTGTTGTAGCCCGCCTTTGCGTCTTTTAAGCTGAATTGGGCGATTTGCTTGCCGTCAACGTTGGTGATGGTGACTGTTGTCTTGCCGGCTTCCTTCAAATCGAACGCAATGCTTTTGCGGTCGAAGCTCTTTAATGCAGCAATGTTATTTGAAATTGGTTTCGCGGCGGTTCTTTTTACCGGAGTTGCTTTCGATTTTTCTGCGTAAATGCCGTCCAAGTTGGCAGCAGATGTTGCTTCCTTATCTTGGAGTACGGCGCCTTTTTGAAGAACGGCTAGAAGTTTCTTATCGCCTTCAGTAGCTGTTGCGTATGTTTCAATTTCGCTAGAATTGAGCTCTTTCTTGTCGCCGTACCAGTTTTCGATATCCTTCTGGTCGAGAGATTTGACCGTGATTTGAACGCGAGAAAGAATGGTCGAGTATGTTTCTCCGTTGCTCACGTATGTCACTTCTATGGGCTTGTTTTTGGGACCGCGAAGCATTTGCTTTGTGTCTTCAACGGATTTCCCCTTAAGCGAAATGCCGTCAACCGCAATAATCTTGTCGCTGATTTGAAGCTTGCTATCGGCAGCGGGGGTGTTGGGGATGATGTCAAGAATCTTGACACCATCGTTTTCTTGCTGGAAAGAAATACCGATTCCCCCGAAGCTTTCGTTTGCCATTGCAGCGCATGCTGAAATGATTGTGGTGAAAACGACTTTATTGAGTTTATTCATTTTTGCTCCCTTTTTATGGTGTTTTGAATAAATTTAGATTATAACAATAAATGCGAACTTTGTGATAAAGCTCTATTCTCATTCGCTGCTCTGTGATTGATTAACTTGATGTACAATTGGAAATCTTTAATTTGATTTCGAATAATGTATTTTTTATAAGCTAATCTGAATTTTAGATAATAAGATAATAAAAATTTCAAAAATATTGTTTGTATTTTTTTAAATAAATTTTTACATAAATTTTTAAGTATTTATGACAAACTTGTAAAATTTATAGTAAATTTTTAGTCTCTATCACTTACACTTATATTTTTGGAGGTGGATTAATGAAAAAAATAACCTGCGTGGTTGCTTTTTCTGCTGCGTTTTTGTTTGCAGGGAAGAGCCCGTTTAGTATGGTTCGTACGGTGGCATGGGATGCAAATGGCCAACCGTCTGAAGAAGCTGTTGACTTGACAGTTTGTCTTGAACAAACTCCTGTTCAGGGAAGCTCTAGCCCGGCTAAATCTAGAGAACGCTATGAAAATATTATCAAGTATTGGGCTGACGGCTTGTATGAAATGTCCAATGGCGGTAACTATTTGGGCAATATCAGAATCTTTACGGGAACCACGAATCCTAAGGGCTGTGACGTTCAGTGGCGTATTTTGAACGAATGGCCTCGCGCTAGAGTTGCCGGGTTTAACTCTCCGTCTGGAAACTTGATTGTATCGGATGCATGGGTTTCGGGTGACCCGACTTATGAATTCCGTACAAATGATGCTATGCAGCAGTTCCACTTTGGTATGACGCTTACTCATGAATCGATGCATTATCTATATGGGCTGAGCGACGAATATGGGACTGTGTCTTTTATTCCGGATCCATCGGACTTCTATAATAACGTATCCGTTTCTGCAGATCCGTCAACGGATAGAATCCGAATTAATGTATTCTCGGATGGATCTTATGAATCAAGCTCGTTGGACGCACTCCATAACGGACAGCAAATCTATTTTGTCCCGAATGGTGGCTCGATTCCGTCCGGAACATGGACGGCTCCGACAAGTTCTGTATGGCTTGCTAATGGCTATATGACCATTGATGAACTTGAATGGGCGCAGGATGGCTCTCCTTCTGTATCGTTCACCTTGAAAAATCCTAGTGGAAACAAGGTGAATATTACAAGTGCCGGTAGCGGAAATTGGGGAGTTTCTTTGCCTAGAGCTGCTGGTGCTACGGCACATACGATTCAAAATACGCAATGGCCTTTGGGCTATTTCAAGTTTGGTGCATGCGGAAGTGGCGCTGCAATTCCGTGGCAGTGGGCCAACTTGAGCACTAAATTTAATTTCAATTCTAATTCGATGCAGGGTGTAACGTATAAAAATGCAAATAGCAAATCGTTCTCTGGATGGGAAACGGTTGTGTCTAATCCTGTCAACGATGTGATTTACAAGTCTTGGGGCGGATGGAACCGTTTCTGGTTCAAGTCTCTTATCAATAGAGCTCCGAAGGCTAATGACCGTTACGTGACCAAATCGCACTATCTCAATTATAATGATAATACGGGAACATGGGATGCAAGCCATGCTACATGGTACGAAGCTGGTTATTGCAATACAAAAAATGTTGAATTGCCTTATATGAAGGTTGAACTTGCCGGTAAAACGGAAGCTCAATATATTAAGGAAACTCGTAAGCATTTGAATATCATGTGGATGGATGGCGTGAAGACCGAAATTATCGTGGTCTTGGATCATTCAGGAAGTATGAATTCGAATAAGAAAATGGAACAGGCTCAACTTGCTTCTAAGTATGTAGCGACCGGATTCTTGGGATCTGGATCTGGCTATAGTGCAAGTAACGTAAGTGTTGGCGTTTTTGCGTTTAACCAAAATGTTTCTGAAGTGTATCACCTTAAGAGTAATCCGAATAAGAATGACATTTACAGTGCTATCACGGGTGTGTCTGCTGGCGGTACTACTGCTATGTTCGATGCTATTGGTACGGCTTTGAACGCCTTTACAAGCAATCAGTCTAGCTTGAAGATGTTGTATGTTATTTCTGATGGCTTGGATAATGCAAGCTCGAAGATGAATAGTCAGAAAGTTATTGAATTGTCCAAGTCAAAGAATGTGGCGATACATACATTCGCGTATGGATCCGATGCCGATAAAAATGTGTTGGCTCTTATGGCCGCTGAAACAGGTGGCACCTTCTACGACCAGCAAGCAAATCTGGTGTTGAATGCTAATGCAGCAACGGCTTCTGTGCTTGCTAACTCCGTGGGTGTTGAACAGATTGCAGCTGCTGTCTTGAGTAACTCTGCAACGTCTTCAAATATTTATGTTCCGAGAAAAGTGGGCAGAGTGCGTATTTACGGTTCCTATACGGGCTCCGTGCAATCGAACCCGATTGCCGTGAAGTCTAGCAATGGTACGAACCTTACGTTTAGCAAGGAAACATTTACTTTGAATAATGTGAATTACTTTATTGCAGAAGTGGATTCGACTACCTTGCAACAGAATTCTACGTCGATGATTAAAATCAAAAATAATATGTCGTCGCAGAACGTTGACTTTAGAATGTTGGCATTTGAAAAACGCGCTACTTATGGCATGAGCATTGGCATGAAGCCGGAAGCTCCTTACAAGTGGCCGGAACAGGCTAGCTTTACGGCATCGGTTGCTGGAAAGGATGGTATCCTTGCTGGTGTTACTGCCACGGGTAAGTTGACCGCTCCTAATGGCACTACTTCGCAGTTTAATCTTTATGACGATGGTACGCATGGCGATGCCCTGGCTGGTGACGGTGTTTACTTTGGCTATTTGCCGAATATCATGTCTAATGGTTCATACCAGTGGGAAGTCTCCATTTCGAATAAGCAGAAAAAAGCTTACACGGTGAAGAGGGGTACTAGTCTTCCGGATTCCATCGCCTTCGTGAAGAAGACGGATACGAACCCGTTTGAAGTGATTCGCAATGGTCAGTTTGTTGTGAGCGATTGCTGCACGGAAAATGACGTAACTACGATTCAACCGGAAGTTTCTGTTTCTGGCTTCTTGCAGCAGGGTACTGATGAAGATAAGTTTAAGATTGTGGGCACCAAGTCTTCTAAGAGCTATTCTTTGGTCTTGCAATCGGCAAATCTTTCTTCGATTGAAAAGGTTGAAGTATTTGATCAGCGTGATATGAATACACCGTTGTATTCTGCAAATGTTATTGCAAATACAAAAGATAGGAATATATTCTCTTTGAGCTCTACGTTGGCTGCTCCTGGAAATATTATTGTTGTCAGTGGAACGCATTCTGCCGGCGCAAGCTATAACTTGCTTTTGCTTGAAGCTGAAGGTGCTTCGTTTGAAATTGGCCGTTTCGAAAATATTGCCGATTGGCATTCTGACAACTCTACTATCGCACTTGATGGAAATATTAAGAGCGAAGGCTCGTATAGCCTCTCGACAGTTTCTGGATGGAAGATTATCGAAAGCCGTAGCATTTCGACCACTGACTTAAAGGTTATCGGTGACAAGATGAGCTTGAACCTCTATGTTCCTGCTTCTTCTCAAAACCAGTATTGGTTGGGCACGGTTGAATTGTGGGTCAATGTTCCGTCTGCAAACAAGAGAATTCAGTTAGGCTCGAATGCCACGATTCAGTCCTCGTTTAACGCATGGACGACGTATGAGTTTACAGTTCCGCAGCAGGCTTTGGCTTTGCTCTCTGAACTGCATGCTGATGTTCGTTTCCAGATTGTGCTGAACTCCGCAGATTCCATTTGGGTCGATGATTTGCACTTCTCGGGTAACTTGATTGAAAACGATGTGGAAACAATTGATTTGCAGTGCCCAGGACAGCCGGGTTGCTCTTCTTCGAATCCGATTCGTTTGTCTGTCGATGGCTCCGTTGTTGTCTCTGCGACGGGTACCGTGTGGATTGAAGTTGTCGATTTCCCGCAGAATTGGACTCCGGCATCTTTGAAGATCAGCCTCTATGCTTTGGATGGCGCTCCGCTGTCGGGCAAGCTCGTGTATTCCAACACGACTTATCAGTTGACGGATTGGGATTTCTCGAAAACGTTTAATTACGCATCGGGGAGCCGCTATGTGTTCAAGTTGACGAACCTTGAAGGACGCCCGTTCCGCATGAATGCTTGGGTGTCCGGACAGTCGATGAACTTGGCATTTAACGGTAACTATGACGTTGTGTTTTAATCCTTCTTGAATTTGCCAAATACAAAAGCCTTTTGACGACTTTTTACCCCTGCATAGCAGGTGTCGTTCAAAAAGGCTGAGTAGTTGGTGATGGAAATATGATCCCCGGCGTTTACGTTCATTGTTTGGGGAATGTAAATCCGCTGGGGATCAAACTCCTTTAGCATTAGCGAATCGGCTTCATCTGAATTGGAAACTTTGTAGTCTTTTACTGAAATAACTTTCATTCGATTGATTGTATTTTTGGAAGACTCGGTGTTGGTAATTCCAATGATGGGGAGGCCGATTTTTTTTCCGTTGATATCTTGTAATGTTGCGTTGTTATCGACTGTACTTATAATTCCGTCAATAGAAATGGAATGTGGAACGTTAAAAATAGAGTTGTTCTTTAAATTGAAAAACAAGTCGTTAAAAGTTTTTTCGTTGATTTCGACAAATCCAGAATGGCTTATGTCGTAACAGATGATTGTATCTACGGGTTTGAGTTCTTGTTGTGAAAATGCAGAGATTCCAAAGATTAGCACGCAACAGAGTGTGTTTGCAAAGTATTTCATTTTTTAACCTTGGTAGATGTATTCTTTTTTAAAATAGCAAACTTTGCGCAAAAAGTCGAAAAAGTTTATTTTTTACATGTTTGCAATATTTTTGCTCGTTATAGGTTTTCTAAATTGACAACATGATATCTAGTATTTTGAACAATTTGTTGATGTTTGTCTTGGGGCTGTTGGCCCTGAGCTTCCTTGTGACCATCCATGAACTGGGGCATTTTATTGTCGCCAAGTGGAACAAGGTCAGGGTGAATACCTTCTCGGTGGGATTTGGCAAAAAGCTTTTCCGCTTCAAAAAAGGCGAAACCGAATACTGCATCTCGGCAATTCCCTTTGGTGGTTATGTGGCGATGGCGGGTGAAAATCCCGATAGCATTGAAGGGCAACAACCCTCGCAAGATGATTTCTTGGGGAAGTCCGTGGGGGCGCGCGCCGCAATTGCATTTGCTGGCCCCTTCGTCAATATCGTCTTTGCTTTTATCCTCTTGATTTTCCTCTACATGGTCGGCGTTCAGGAACCCGACAACAAGAGCCTCATCATTGGCTTTGTAGCAAAAAATTCTTCTGCTGAAATGGCGGGCATCCGGCCGGGTGATACGATTACTGCAATCAATGGCAAGGAAACGCAAGGGTGGGATGATTTTCGCGAACAAATTGGCGTGAGCCTCGGTGCCGATGTCATGCTCGAAGTGCATCGCGGTGGTGAACCGCTTGCCATCAAGGTCGTTCCGCAAGAACTCGTAATCCCCGCTATGGACTCGATATCCGATCCCATCAAGATGGGCATTGGCGATATCGGCATTTATCCGCGCAATCGCGTTATCGTGCGCCTGCCACCCAAGGAAGGCTCTGCTGCTCAAAAGGCGGGCATCATGCGCGGCGATACTATTTTCGAAATCAATGGCGAACACATTTCGCGTTACGAAGACGTTGTCCGCTTGATCGATGGCTCCAAAGGAGCCGAAGTCAGCGTGACGCTCATGCGCAGTGGCGAAAAGGTTAACGTGAAAATGACTCCAGCCTACAGCGAAGAATTCAAACGCTACATCGTCGGAATCCAGATGGGGTATGTGATGTTCAGCGAAACGCATCTTGTGCGCCGCGGCCCGATTGAAGCTTTCGAAAAAACTTGCGCCACAAGCTGGAAAATGACCACGAGCATATTCCGTTACTTCAAGCGTTTGTTCCAAGGACAAGTTAAAGTCGATGCTTTCTCTGGCCCGGTATCCATTGTCGCCGTGATGGGTAACGTATGGATGAGCGGCTTTCAGGATTTCTTGATGCTCCTTGCGCTCATCAGCATTAACTTGGGCGTAATGAACCTGCTCCCGCTTGCAATTACGGATGGCGGCCTGCTGATGTTCCTCGGAATTGAAAAAATACGCGGGAAACCGTTGAGCCTTAAAACTCAATCTATTATTCAAAATGTCGCCGCCGCTTTCTTCATCAGCTTCTTCGTGTTCATCACGATACTGGACTTCGGCAAAATTTCGCTCTTCTTGAAATAAAAATTGGCGGCCTTGAGCCGCCTTCTTTTATCTCTCGTGCATGTACGCGTATGCGAAATTCATCGGTGGCGTACTTATGGAAATATATTCGAAAATTTCGGAACCCAGATTCTTGAGACCGTGAATTTCCTTTTCCGAAAAACGGACGACATCGCCAGCCTCAAACGGCACTTCCTTGTCGTCAGCCAACAAGAGAACGCCATGCCCGTTGATGGCGACCCAGACCTGTTCCGATGTATAGTGCTTGTGACGCGGCTGCTCCGCTCCCGGCATTACAGAAACCTTCGTGACCGAAACCTTTCCTGACCTGCTATTGTCGGGTGTAAGCAACTGTGCTGATTCCACACCGGGATTGCACAAAACTCTAATATCGTAATTTTTGATTAGTTCCATTTTTTAGCGTTATACGTCCACAAACTTGTGATTGACAATGGGCTCGCCGCGTTCGCATTTTGCGCCGCAACGTGTGCAAAAGATAGTTCTTTATTGAACCTATCGAGCATGACGTGCCTGCAATTCTTGCGATTTCGGAGAGTTTTTTGGCAGAAGAGGGGGAGGAGTGGACCGCAAAAAAAAGTAAAACTGAAGCAATGATGGCCTTTTTTCATAAAATTTGAATGGAATTTATACGAAAAAGTGGTGATTTTTAGCACTTTTATGGTCAAAAAATGAATTTTTGTAATAAAAATGTATTCTTTTGAAAAAATTATGCTATATTTTCTTACGTGAACGTATCAGAGGGGAGCTTTGATTAGTTTGCATATTTGCAAGCACAATTCAGCTTTTAAATGAAATAAACGTCACGAGACAAGGAACCGTAAATACGGTTTTGGTGTATTTGGAGTTTATTCAAGAAGTCTCTCATTCCAACTCGTAAATTATTGTCGCCCTCAATTTGAGGGCGACTTCCCGTTTATGGAGGTTGCATGCTTGCTTGTAGTAACAAAAAAAGACCAATCTTGCAGTTGATCTTTTTTATACCCTGTGATGTGGTTTGCGGTTAAAAAAAGACCCATCTTTCGATGAGTCTTTTTATACCCTGTTTGCGGTTGGCTTGTGGGTATAAAAAAAGAACCCAACTAACGTGGAGTTCTTTTATACCTTAAAAAGGTTGAAAAAAAGCCCAACCTAACGGTTGAGCTTTTTATACCTTGTGATGCGGTTAAAAAAAAGACTCATCTTTCGATGAGCCTTTTTATACCCCCAAGCGGTTTCGAACCGCTGTTGCGGGAATGAAAATCCCGAGTCCTGGGCCACTAGACGATAGGGGCGTTTTGTGTGGAGACAAATATAGAATTTTATAGAATAATGTCAAGGGGGGATTACGAAATTTTTTTGAGGCTCTTATTTTTTTAATCTAAGGTTATTCTTTTCTGCAATTTCGATAATTTTCTTTTGTAATTCCAAGTAGTCTTTTTCGCTCGTCATGGAGTGAAATTCTGATTTTAACTTTCGGTATTCTTTTTCCTCGATGGCTGGGGATATAATTTCAATGTTTGATAAGGTTTTGGCTGTTGTTTCGGTTATGAATGTGGTTTTTAAAATGCTGAAAACGCTGGATGTGAGTCCAATAAATACGCTTGTCCAAAAAATAAATGGCCATCTTTTTTTTAGCTTGGGTGGTTTTTGTAGGTTTACATAAAGTTTAATTAGATATGCAAATACTATTATAAGAACAATTGAGAGAAAATTATCTATTTGAAGTGATGGACTTTTATAAAAACCGTTGGAGACGCTTTGGTAAACAGAGTCAGTAAAATTTGATGATATGAGTTTGGAAAAATAAAATGCTTTTTTTGATAACCATGAAATGAATGGTGAAATAACGCTTTCCCATAGGCCACTTCCGAGTGCTCCTAAAATTATGACTCCGAATATGCTCAATAGTCGTTTAAAGTAAAATTGCGTTGTTTTTGGTGTATTTGTATCTTCTGTTGGTGTGTTGTTTTCCATAAGAAACTCTCTTTTAAATAAGAGGTTGAAATTTATTTGGATTTGTAATGAGACAATGCTGAAAAAATAGGTGTTATTTAGATAAATTAATTTATTGTGTCAAGGGGGAGGTTCGATTTTTTGTCGAGAGAATAGAGCGTCGGCCAAGGATGGGGAGGGTGCAGGGAGGGGCCCGTGCGGCCTTCGCAACTCCGAGCTGGGGCCCCGCCCGCAAGAAAAACAAAAAAAGAGCCCAACTTACGTTGAGCTCTTTTTATACCCCCAAGCGGTTTCGAACCGCTGTTGCGGGAATGAAAATCCCGAGTCCTGGGCCACTAGACGATAGGGGCGTTTTAGTGTGCGCCAAATATAGATGTTTCTAGAAAAATGTCAAGGGTTTTTGCTTGATTTTTTTATTTTTCCCTCGTGATTTTGAAAAAAAGGTTAAAAAAGATACTTTGGCGCGGCATTTTCCGCTTTTTGCCGGTGGCGCTTTTGGCGAGTGCTGCGGATGCCGCTTTGCTTTGGGGTATCCGTTCGTTCATGGAGATCCTTCAGGGCGAGGCCGTTTTTTCGCTTGTGCAATGGCTGGGGTTGATGGTTATCCTTTCGGTGCTCCGCTTTGCGTTTTTCGTCTGGAAAATGAACGTTTCTGAAAAGTGGCTTTTCGGCGTGGGCGCTTACGTGATGGCGTGGTTCTTGCATACGTTGCGGGCTCTTTCTCCGCGCGTTTTCCACACGCCGGAGGGTGAGGCTAAAGTCGAGGCCGCGTATGAATCGACGCTTGTTTTGCAAACGAATGGTGGCGTGTTTTTCCAAGCGGTTCAGGCCGTTCTCCAGTTACTCGTGTTTTTGCCTGTTCTCTTCTATATATCATGGCCCTTAACGTTGTTCCTTTTTGTCGTTGTTGTTCCGCTGGTGAGCTGGATGCAGCGCTGCTTGCATAAGATGGGGCCTGCCGAAGAAAGTATTTTGAATGAACGTTCCGCTTTTCGCAGTTCGCTTTATCTTGCGCGTAAAATTTTCCGCCGTTGGAGTTCCCGCTTTGAACGTAAGGAAGTTTCAGATGATTTAATGGCTCAGGTGCGTGACCTTAGAGACGATGGTCTTGATGTGTCGCTCCGCAAAGGTGTGCTTTCGTTGGTGGCGGAATCGGTGTCGGTCTTGGCGATGGTTTTTGTGCTTGCGTTCTGTGCTCTTTTGATTTCGAAAGGCTGGATGGATGGAACCGGGCTTGTGCTGTTTTGTTCGGCGGTTCTTCTTTGTTACAAACCTGTAAAAGAATGTGCCCGCGTGATGCCGCAGGCGCGTTCGGCGATGAGTGCGCTTAGCGTTTTGGAAAAATTCGAAGCGCTTCCTTCGAAAAAAACGGATTCGGGTTCGGTGGAACATGTTTGCGTTCCGGCTGCGGAAAGCTTGGAAATTGTGCATGGCGATTTCTCGTACGAAGGTGCCTTTGAAACGCTTTTCAGCAATTTTTCGCTCTGCTGGAATATGAAAAAGCCGGTGCTTGTCCGCGGTCGGAATGGCGTAGGCAAATCGACGCTGTTGCGTTTGCTGGCTGGACTTGAAGATTGGGATCATGGTAAAATTATCTGTAGTTTGCCGTTCAAAAACAGCGTATTTTTTGTGGCGCAGGATTTAGAATTGCCTCCGCTTCACTTGTTGAAAAAGCTTCTTGCACAGACGAATTCTGCTGCTGTTGTTGAATTTGCGCGAGCTGCTCGTGCAGATAAAATTATGACCAAAGAGGGAATGTCGGGCGGGGAACGCGCGCGTGTTGCGTTGGCGTGGGCGCTCGCTTCTGATAGCTCGATGGTTTTGCTTGATGAACCTTTTGCATCTGTTGCTCTTGTCGATCGAGAACCGCTGTTGACGGCGTTCCTGGATACGGCCGAGCTTTTGCATAAATGGGTTGTTCTCGTGAGTCACGATGTTTTATCTCGTGAATTGGAACAACGTTTTGATGTTGTGGAGATGGATCATGTTTAGTGCGAAAAGTAATGTTTCTACTTTATTGTATCGTTTTCGAGGGAATATTTTGGGGGTTATAGCCATTGCGCTTGCGCTTGCTCCGCCCAGTTTGTTGCCTGATGAATTGTATATAAATAATTGTATCGCAGGTATGTTAATTGCGCTCTTGCTTTACATCGTTAGTGCGTTTTTGCGTGTGCAAACGCGGCGATATATTGGCGAACATACTCGTGGAAAAGTTCATGCGGCAGATTCTTTGGTGACTAGCGGCCCTTACGCTCACGTGCGTCATCCGCTATATATATCTAATACCGGCTTTGCACTTGGAATTGCGTTTTTCCATTTGGGTGTTTCGTTTTGGGTTGTCCCGTTTATGTTTGTCGTGATTGTGTTTGAAGTGGCGCTTTCGCAAATCGAAGATATGTTTTTGGAACAGAAATTTGGCGATGATTGGCGCGCTTGGGCTTCGAAAACTCCGGCGATTTTTCCGCGTTTGGGTGATGCAAAACACGTTCTTCCGCAAAGAACCTTTTGGCAAGCTTTTTTTGCAGATTCTTCTACGTGGTTGTGGCTATTGTTTTGTAATTTATTATTGGTATTGAGAAAGGTGGCTTATTTCTATGTTTAAGGTCTTGGACATTGCGCGTGAAGCTTTAGGTTCTGTAGCCAAAGTTGCAGCCAAGGTTCCTGTTATAGAAAATAAGTACCATGTGAAAAATCGCTTGCGTGGCCCGTGGCCTAAGGGTCCGTTCCTTTGGATGCATGGTGCAAGTCTTGGCGAGTGCAAGATGCTTTTGAATGTGGCGAAGTTCCTCAAGGAAGATTTGCCGAATTGCCCGCGTCTTTTGGTGACAACGCAAAAAGTCGAAGTGCTCTCGTATATCAAGGATTCCGGAGTCGATGTAGCTGCGTGTATTGCGCCTGCCGATACGCCTGCGACGATGAAAGGTTTTATTTCGGCGGTGAGGCCGCTCGGGCTTGTTCTTGCTGAAAATGAACTTTGGCCGGGGTATCTTTCTTCGATGTTGCGGATTTCAATGCGTCCATCCGTGGCTGTTATTTCGGGACGTTTCCATAGGGCGATTCCTGGAATGGATTATTCGGCGATTGGTTTTGCGAGTATGCAGACTGGGTCGGATCTTTCTCGATTTTTTAGCGTCTCTGCGCGGTCGAACAATTCCCGGAT
Encoded here:
- a CDS encoding PDZ domain-containing protein yields the protein MNKLNKVVFTTIISACAAMANESFGGIGISFQQENDGVKILDIIPNTPAADSKLQISDKIIAVDGISLKGKSVEDTKQMLRGPKNKPIEVTYVSNGETYSTILSRVQITVKSLDQKDIENWYGDKKELNSSEIETYATATEGDKKLLAVLQKGAVLQDKEATSAANLDGIYAEKSKATPVKRTAAKPISNNIAALKSFDRKSIAFDLKEAGKTTVTITNVDGKQIAQFSLKDAKAGYNTISWNGEKVPNGSYTVSIDHNSSTSGTVVTLK
- a CDS encoding cupin domain-containing protein, which gives rise to MELIKNYDIRVLCNPGVESAQLLTPDNSRSGKVSVTKVSVMPGAEQPRHKHYTSEQVWVAINGHGVLLLADDKEVPFEAGDVVRFSEKEIHGLKNLGSEIFEYISISTPPMNFAYAYMHER
- the rseP gene encoding RIP metalloprotease RseP yields the protein MISSILNNLLMFVLGLLALSFLVTIHELGHFIVAKWNKVRVNTFSVGFGKKLFRFKKGETEYCISAIPFGGYVAMAGENPDSIEGQQPSQDDFLGKSVGARAAIAFAGPFVNIVFAFILLIFLYMVGVQEPDNKSLIIGFVAKNSSAEMAGIRPGDTITAINGKETQGWDDFREQIGVSLGADVMLEVHRGGEPLAIKVVPQELVIPAMDSISDPIKMGIGDIGIYPRNRVIVRLPPKEGSAAQKAGIMRGDTIFEINGEHISRYEDVVRLIDGSKGAEVSVTLMRSGEKVNVKMTPAYSEEFKRYIVGIQMGYVMFSETHLVRRGPIEAFEKTCATSWKMTTSIFRYFKRLFQGQVKVDAFSGPVSIVAVMGNVWMSGFQDFLMLLALISINLGVMNLLPLAITDGGLLMFLGIEKIRGKPLSLKTQSIIQNVAAAFFISFFVFITILDFGKISLFLK
- a CDS encoding ATP-binding cassette domain-containing protein, whose translation is MKKRLKKILWRGIFRFLPVALLASAADAALLWGIRSFMEILQGEAVFSLVQWLGLMVILSVLRFAFFVWKMNVSEKWLFGVGAYVMAWFLHTLRALSPRVFHTPEGEAKVEAAYESTLVLQTNGGVFFQAVQAVLQLLVFLPVLFYISWPLTLFLFVVVVPLVSWMQRCLHKMGPAEESILNERSAFRSSLYLARKIFRRWSSRFERKEVSDDLMAQVRDLRDDGLDVSLRKGVLSLVAESVSVLAMVFVLAFCALLISKGWMDGTGLVLFCSAVLLCYKPVKECARVMPQARSAMSALSVLEKFEALPSKKTDSGSVEHVCVPAAESLEIVHGDFSYEGAFETLFSNFSLCWNMKKPVLVRGRNGVGKSTLLRLLAGLEDWDHGKIICSLPFKNSVFFVAQDLELPPLHLLKKLLAQTNSAAVVEFARAARADKIMTKEGMSGGERARVALAWALASDSSMVLLDEPFASVALVDREPLLTAFLDTAELLHKWVVLVSHDVLSRELEQRFDVVEMDHV
- a CDS encoding VWA domain-containing protein; amino-acid sequence: MKKITCVVAFSAAFLFAGKSPFSMVRTVAWDANGQPSEEAVDLTVCLEQTPVQGSSSPAKSRERYENIIKYWADGLYEMSNGGNYLGNIRIFTGTTNPKGCDVQWRILNEWPRARVAGFNSPSGNLIVSDAWVSGDPTYEFRTNDAMQQFHFGMTLTHESMHYLYGLSDEYGTVSFIPDPSDFYNNVSVSADPSTDRIRINVFSDGSYESSSLDALHNGQQIYFVPNGGSIPSGTWTAPTSSVWLANGYMTIDELEWAQDGSPSVSFTLKNPSGNKVNITSAGSGNWGVSLPRAAGATAHTIQNTQWPLGYFKFGACGSGAAIPWQWANLSTKFNFNSNSMQGVTYKNANSKSFSGWETVVSNPVNDVIYKSWGGWNRFWFKSLINRAPKANDRYVTKSHYLNYNDNTGTWDASHATWYEAGYCNTKNVELPYMKVELAGKTEAQYIKETRKHLNIMWMDGVKTEIIVVLDHSGSMNSNKKMEQAQLASKYVATGFLGSGSGYSASNVSVGVFAFNQNVSEVYHLKSNPNKNDIYSAITGVSAGGTTAMFDAIGTALNAFTSNQSSLKMLYVISDGLDNASSKMNSQKVIELSKSKNVAIHTFAYGSDADKNVLALMAAETGGTFYDQQANLVLNANAATASVLANSVGVEQIAAAVLSNSATSSNIYVPRKVGRVRIYGSYTGSVQSNPIAVKSSNGTNLTFSKETFTLNNVNYFIAEVDSTTLQQNSTSMIKIKNNMSSQNVDFRMLAFEKRATYGMSIGMKPEAPYKWPEQASFTASVAGKDGILAGVTATGKLTAPNGTTSQFNLYDDGTHGDALAGDGVYFGYLPNIMSNGSYQWEVSISNKQKKAYTVKRGTSLPDSIAFVKKTDTNPFEVIRNGQFVVSDCCTENDVTTIQPEVSVSGFLQQGTDEDKFKIVGTKSSKSYSLVLQSANLSSIEKVEVFDQRDMNTPLYSANVIANTKDRNIFSLSSTLAAPGNIIVVSGTHSAGASYNLLLLEAEGASFEIGRFENIADWHSDNSTIALDGNIKSEGSYSLSTVSGWKIIESRSISTTDLKVIGDKMSLNLYVPASSQNQYWLGTVELWVNVPSANKRIQLGSNATIQSSFNAWTTYEFTVPQQALALLSELHADVRFQIVLNSADSIWVDDLHFSGNLIENDVETIDLQCPGQPGCSSSNPIRLSVDGSVVVSATGTVWIEVVDFPQNWTPASLKISLYALDGAPLSGKLVYSNTTYQLTDWDFSKTFNYASGSRYVFKLTNLEGRPFRMNAWVSGQSMNLAFNGNYDVVF